Proteins from a genomic interval of Mycobacterium conspicuum:
- a CDS encoding AMP-binding protein: MPQSSILSMLHGRASLRPDEVAFTFTDYVDDWTGVPQSLSWSQLSSATMDVAGALSLHASVADRAVILAPQSLEYVLAFLGSLQAGLIAVPLPLPHRGSNDERVSTVLADTSPTVVLTTSAAADDIAKYVDQARLDTVPTILQIDSLNCDAEGGPPVRTADWPNVAYLQYSSGSTRQPTGVMISHQNLQVNFEQLMQNYFAGTDPRVRSNTTYVSWLPFYHDMGLMLGICAPILSGQRVELSSPISFLERPARWMRSLAATPHTFSAAPNFAFDLAARKTTDADLAGLDLGLVQGIINGAERVEPASLRRFVDRFAHFNFRDEMVRPSYGLAEATVFVATSTWGESAEAVRFDLGELAEGRVQRCSAGRGTELVKYQVPQSPTLRIVNFDTNRECPHGTVGEIWVHGENVADGYWREPPEEQRCFGATLVDPSPGTPDAPWLRTGDQGFIYEGGLFIVGRIKDLLIIHGRNHYPEDIEATVQAITRGRVAAISVPQNSTEKLVTIIEVKKRGDSTEDAMHWLAAVKSNVTSAISNAHGLNVGDLVLVSPGSIPTTTSGKIRRAACVEQYRQDRFTRLDAQKN; the protein is encoded by the coding sequence ATGCCCCAGTCATCCATACTCTCGATGCTGCACGGGCGCGCCAGCCTGCGGCCGGACGAGGTGGCATTCACGTTTACCGACTACGTGGACGACTGGACGGGTGTTCCCCAGAGCCTCAGCTGGTCGCAATTGTCCAGCGCGACAATGGATGTGGCGGGCGCGCTCAGCCTGCACGCGTCGGTGGCGGACCGGGCCGTGATCCTGGCTCCCCAGAGCCTCGAATACGTTCTGGCGTTCCTGGGCTCCTTGCAGGCCGGGCTGATCGCGGTGCCGCTACCGTTGCCGCACCGCGGCTCCAACGATGAGCGGGTGAGCACGGTGCTCGCCGACACGTCGCCCACCGTGGTGCTCACGACGTCGGCGGCCGCGGACGACATCGCCAAATATGTTGACCAAGCGCGCCTCGACACCGTTCCCACGATCCTCCAAATCGATTCGTTGAACTGCGACGCCGAGGGCGGACCGCCGGTTCGGACGGCTGATTGGCCCAATGTCGCGTATTTGCAGTACAGCTCAGGCTCGACCCGGCAGCCCACCGGGGTCATGATTTCGCACCAGAACCTTCAGGTGAACTTCGAGCAGCTGATGCAGAACTACTTCGCGGGCACCGACCCGAGGGTCCGCTCCAATACGACGTACGTAAGCTGGTTGCCCTTTTACCACGACATGGGTTTGATGCTGGGGATCTGCGCACCAATCCTGAGCGGCCAACGCGTCGAGCTGAGCAGTCCGATTTCATTCCTGGAAAGACCGGCCAGATGGATGCGATCCCTGGCCGCGACCCCGCACACGTTTTCCGCCGCGCCGAATTTCGCCTTCGATTTGGCCGCCCGCAAGACAACCGACGCCGACCTGGCCGGACTCGACCTCGGCTTGGTGCAGGGGATCATCAACGGTGCCGAACGCGTCGAGCCGGCGTCGTTGCGGCGCTTCGTTGATCGGTTCGCACACTTCAATTTCCGCGACGAAATGGTCCGCCCCTCATATGGTTTGGCGGAAGCAACCGTCTTCGTGGCGACCAGCACCTGGGGCGAATCAGCCGAGGCGGTTCGCTTCGATCTCGGCGAGCTGGCCGAGGGCCGCGTGCAAAGGTGCTCGGCGGGGCGCGGCACAGAACTGGTCAAATACCAAGTGCCGCAATCACCCACGCTGCGGATCGTCAACTTCGACACCAACCGCGAATGCCCGCACGGCACGGTCGGCGAGATCTGGGTACACGGCGAGAATGTGGCCGACGGCTACTGGCGCGAACCGCCCGAGGAGCAGCGGTGCTTCGGTGCGACGCTCGTCGACCCGTCGCCGGGCACGCCCGACGCCCCCTGGCTGAGAACCGGGGACCAGGGTTTCATCTACGAGGGCGGGCTGTTCATCGTCGGACGGATCAAGGATCTGCTGATCATCCATGGGCGCAATCACTACCCCGAGGACATCGAGGCGACGGTCCAAGCGATCACCCGTGGCCGGGTCGCGGCGATATCGGTCCCGCAGAACAGCACCGAGAAACTGGTCACCATCATCGAGGTCAAGAAGCGAGGCGATTCCACCGAGGACGCGATGCACTGGCTCGCCGCGGTCAAGAGCAACGTCACCTCGGCGATCTCGAATGCGCACGGCCTGAATGTCGGGGACCTCGTTCTGGTATCGCCCGGGTCGATTCCCACCACGACCAGCGGCAAGATCCGGCGCGCCGCCTGCGTGGAGCAGTACCGCCAGGACCGATTCACCCGGTTGGACGCCCAGAAGAACTAG
- a CDS encoding NAD(P)H-dependent amine dehydrogenase family protein gives MNTASTDRPLRVIQWTTGNIGRRSLHAIIGRPDMELVGVYAHGADKVGVDAAELSGWPEPTGVQATNDIEALLALRPDACCYNPLWPNIDELVRLLESGVNVCTSAAWITGGKQTPADRQRIEDACKRGSSTIFGSGAHPGMTNMVGMVLSASCERVDEIRITESVDCSTYESAETQRAMGFSQDPDTPGLADSVRRESEVFAESAAMMADAIGAKLDRMTFDVTFTAATGDSDLGFMTIPAGTIGGVYGYHRGWVGDRNVVSVGFNWTMGNHVTPPKPLEHGHVIQVFGLPNMRTVLHCLPPKDWTEPGFMGLGMIYTAMPVTNAVPAVVAAEPGIVTLADLPPVTGRLAG, from the coding sequence ATGAACACAGCCAGCACCGACCGCCCGCTGCGGGTGATCCAGTGGACGACCGGCAACATCGGGCGACGCTCGCTGCACGCCATCATCGGCCGGCCCGACATGGAGTTGGTCGGGGTGTACGCGCACGGCGCCGACAAGGTCGGCGTCGATGCCGCCGAGCTGTCGGGCTGGCCCGAACCGACGGGCGTGCAGGCGACCAACGACATCGAAGCGCTGCTCGCGCTGCGGCCCGACGCGTGTTGCTACAACCCGCTGTGGCCCAACATCGACGAACTGGTCCGGTTGCTGGAATCGGGGGTCAACGTGTGCACCAGCGCGGCCTGGATCACCGGCGGCAAGCAGACCCCGGCCGATCGGCAACGCATCGAGGACGCCTGCAAGCGCGGCAGCTCGACCATCTTCGGCAGCGGGGCGCACCCGGGCATGACGAACATGGTCGGCATGGTGCTGAGCGCGTCCTGCGAGCGCGTCGACGAGATCCGGATCACCGAGTCGGTCGACTGCTCCACCTACGAATCGGCCGAAACCCAAAGGGCGATGGGCTTTTCCCAAGACCCCGATACTCCGGGGTTGGCCGACAGCGTGCGCCGCGAGAGCGAGGTGTTCGCGGAGTCGGCCGCGATGATGGCCGACGCGATCGGCGCAAAGCTGGACAGGATGACCTTCGACGTCACCTTCACCGCGGCCACCGGCGACTCCGACCTGGGTTTCATGACCATCCCGGCCGGCACCATCGGCGGCGTCTACGGCTACCACCGAGGCTGGGTGGGCGACCGCAACGTCGTCAGCGTCGGGTTCAACTGGACCATGGGCAACCACGTGACCCCACCCAAACCGCTCGAACACGGCCACGTCATCCAGGTCTTCGGGCTGCCCAACATGCGCACCGTGCTGCACTGCCTGCCGCCGAAGGACTGGACCGAGCCGGGCTTCATGGGCCTGGGCATGATCTACACCGCGATGCCGGTCACCAACGCCGTCCCGGCGGTGGTGGCCGCCGAACCGGGGATCGTGACGCTCGCCGACCTGCCACCGGTCACCGGCAGGCTGGCAGGCTGA
- a CDS encoding MmpS family transport accessory protein, with translation MGRILGLLKRAWIPVVLIVVLAVSALIVSRIHRIFGSQDLNANAGAGIKIVQFNPKVVVYQVDGSPGSVANINYWDAEANTHPVNAVPLPWSITVSTTLPSVSANIMAQGTGDEISCKITVDGVVRQQENSDDRWENHSSGHNAQTFCLVKSA, from the coding sequence ATGGGTCGCATTCTCGGCTTACTCAAACGAGCCTGGATACCCGTGGTCTTGATAGTTGTGCTGGCCGTCTCGGCGTTGATCGTGTCCCGGATCCACAGGATCTTCGGTTCGCAGGACCTCAACGCGAACGCCGGCGCCGGGATCAAGATCGTCCAGTTCAACCCGAAGGTCGTCGTTTACCAGGTCGACGGCTCGCCGGGGAGCGTCGCGAACATCAACTACTGGGACGCCGAGGCCAACACGCACCCCGTCAATGCGGTCCCGCTGCCGTGGTCGATCACCGTCTCGACGACGCTGCCGTCGGTGAGCGCGAACATCATGGCGCAAGGCACGGGCGACGAAATCAGCTGCAAAATCACCGTGGACGGTGTCGTCCGCCAACAGGAAAACTCCGACGACCGCTGGGAGAACCACTCCAGCGGCCATAACGCCCAGACCTTCTGCCTGGTGAAGTCCGCATGA
- a CDS encoding MMPL/RND family transporter: MSDLENREATDAADTPTGPIAAQAGGAAPSERAHRPLVPHLIRLLAVPIVLGWVAITVLVNIAVPTLEVVGEAHSAPMAPLDAPSMQAMMRLGHNFKEFDSNSTIMIVLESRGPLGADAHKYYDNLIRRLAQDHKHIQHIQDFWGDRLTAAGAQSADGKGAYVMLNIAGNQGTTQANNSVEAVRGVIDKNPPPPGLGVYVTGPAALSDDMHVIGNASLAKITLFTLGAIAIMLLLVYRSIGTTLIQLFMTLVSLMCARGVVAVLAYNNAFGLTTFAANILTMLAIAAATDYGIFLVGRYQEARRSGEDPETAYYTTFRGVTPVVLGSGLTIAGATYCLSFARLPWFNTMGAPVAIGMLVVVLAGVTLGPAIVFLGSKFGRFESKVAAKRGRLWGRVGTAVVRWPLPILAVSGAVVLIGMVALPSYHTSYNDRYYLPTSAPSNQGQAAADRHFSQARMNPDMLMIEADHDMRNTADMLVLDRVAKNVIRVVGIAMIQDITRPLGIPIQHSSIPFTNSVQSQTTMQNMVFLKDRIADILKLADQLQVNIDITERQYAVTKDLSNAADDSARTTAETSKITDELRNHFADFEDMWRPIRSYFYWEKHCYDIPICFSLRSIFDSIDGFDQLAEQFHYLTTDIEHTASATHALMALFPELIASQKATKAITLTLYQTFSAMINQMEDMSKTAIVMGQSFDQSQNDDMFYLPPEAFQNPDFQTGLRMFLSPDGKSARFFITHQGDPMTPEGISRVDAERTAAQEGLKQSSLSDAKVYLGGTAATFKDMHDGAKYDLMIAVVASLTLIFMIMLLLTRSAVAALVIVGTAASSIAASFGLSVLIWQDLFHFRIHWIVMALSVIILLAVGSDYNLLLVSRFREEIHAGLKTGIIRSMAGTGGVVTAAGLVFAFTMASMLGSELTVLGQFGSTVCIGLLLDTLVVRTLLMPSIATLLGRWFWWPQVVHPRGENARPKAAPSAVPAASS, translated from the coding sequence ATGAGCGATCTGGAGAATCGCGAGGCGACCGACGCCGCTGACACTCCTACGGGCCCCATCGCCGCCCAGGCCGGAGGCGCCGCACCCAGCGAGCGCGCGCACCGCCCGCTCGTTCCGCACCTGATCCGACTGCTCGCGGTGCCGATCGTGCTGGGCTGGGTGGCGATCACCGTGCTGGTCAACATCGCCGTGCCCACGCTGGAGGTCGTCGGCGAGGCGCACTCGGCGCCGATGGCGCCGCTGGACGCTCCGTCGATGCAGGCGATGATGCGGCTGGGCCACAACTTCAAGGAATTCGACTCCAACAGCACGATCATGATCGTGCTGGAAAGCCGGGGCCCCCTGGGTGCCGATGCACACAAGTACTACGACAACCTGATCCGCCGGCTGGCCCAGGACCACAAGCACATTCAGCACATCCAGGACTTCTGGGGCGACCGGTTGACGGCGGCGGGTGCGCAGAGCGCCGACGGCAAGGGCGCCTACGTCATGCTGAACATCGCCGGCAACCAGGGCACCACCCAGGCCAACAATTCGGTCGAGGCCGTCCGCGGCGTTATCGACAAGAACCCACCGCCGCCCGGGCTCGGGGTCTACGTCACCGGCCCGGCCGCGCTGTCCGACGACATGCACGTCATCGGAAACGCCAGCCTGGCCAAGATCACGCTGTTCACCCTTGGCGCGATCGCGATCATGCTGCTGCTGGTCTACCGCTCGATCGGCACCACGCTGATTCAGTTGTTCATGACGCTGGTCTCGTTGATGTGCGCCCGCGGGGTCGTCGCGGTTTTGGCCTATAACAACGCTTTTGGGCTCACCACCTTCGCCGCGAACATCCTCACCATGCTGGCGATCGCGGCCGCCACGGACTACGGGATCTTCCTGGTGGGCCGATATCAAGAAGCGCGGCGCTCCGGCGAGGACCCAGAAACGGCGTACTACACCACATTTCGCGGCGTGACCCCGGTGGTGCTCGGGTCCGGACTGACCATCGCCGGTGCGACCTACTGCCTGAGCTTCGCGCGTCTGCCCTGGTTCAACACCATGGGCGCGCCGGTGGCCATCGGCATGCTGGTCGTGGTGCTGGCCGGCGTGACGCTCGGTCCCGCCATCGTCTTTTTGGGCAGCAAGTTCGGCCGCTTCGAATCCAAGGTGGCGGCCAAGCGGGGTCGCCTGTGGGGGCGGGTGGGCACCGCGGTGGTGCGCTGGCCGCTACCGATCCTGGCCGTGAGCGGTGCGGTCGTCCTGATCGGCATGGTCGCCCTGCCGAGCTACCACACCAGCTACAACGACCGCTACTACCTGCCCACCTCGGCGCCGTCGAATCAGGGGCAGGCCGCAGCCGACCGGCACTTCTCGCAGGCCCGGATGAACCCGGACATGCTGATGATCGAGGCCGATCACGACATGCGCAACACCGCCGACATGCTGGTGTTGGACCGGGTCGCCAAGAACGTGATCCGCGTCGTGGGCATCGCCATGATCCAGGACATCACCCGCCCGCTGGGCATCCCAATTCAGCACAGCTCCATACCGTTTACGAACAGCGTCCAAAGCCAGACGACCATGCAGAACATGGTTTTCCTCAAGGACCGCATCGCCGACATCCTCAAGTTGGCCGACCAGTTGCAGGTCAACATCGACATCACGGAACGCCAGTACGCGGTGACGAAAGATCTTTCCAATGCTGCCGACGACAGCGCGCGAACCACGGCAGAAACATCGAAGATCACCGACGAATTGCGCAACCACTTCGCCGATTTCGAGGACATGTGGCGGCCGATCAGGTCCTACTTCTATTGGGAGAAGCACTGCTACGACATTCCCATCTGCTTCTCGTTGCGGTCGATCTTCGACTCAATCGACGGTTTCGACCAGCTGGCCGAGCAGTTCCATTACCTCACGACCGACATCGAGCACACCGCCTCGGCCACGCACGCGCTGATGGCGCTGTTTCCGGAATTGATCGCCTCGCAGAAGGCCACCAAGGCAATCACGCTGACGCTGTATCAGACGTTCTCGGCGATGATCAACCAGATGGAGGACATGAGCAAGACCGCGATCGTGATGGGACAAAGCTTCGACCAGTCGCAGAACGATGACATGTTCTACCTGCCCCCGGAGGCATTTCAGAATCCCGACTTCCAAACCGGGCTGCGCATGTTCCTATCACCGGACGGCAAGTCGGCGCGGTTTTTCATCACCCACCAGGGCGATCCGATGACACCGGAAGGCATTTCGCGGGTCGACGCCGAGCGGACGGCCGCGCAGGAGGGGCTCAAGCAGTCGTCGCTGTCCGACGCCAAGGTCTATCTGGGCGGCACCGCCGCGACCTTCAAGGACATGCACGACGGCGCCAAGTACGACCTGATGATCGCGGTGGTCGCGTCGTTGACGCTGATCTTCATGATCATGCTGCTGCTCACCCGAAGCGCGGTCGCCGCGCTGGTCATCGTGGGCACCGCGGCCAGCTCGATCGCCGCGTCCTTCGGCCTGTCCGTGCTCATCTGGCAGGACCTGTTCCACTTCCGGATCCACTGGATCGTGATGGCGTTGTCGGTCATCATCCTGCTGGCCGTCGGGTCCGACTACAACCTGCTGCTGGTCTCCCGGTTCCGGGAAGAGATCCACGCCGGCCTCAAGACCGGCATCATCCGATCGATGGCCGGCACCGGTGGGGTGGTGACGGCCGCGGGTCTGGTGTTCGCCTTCACCATGGCGTCCATGCTGGGCAGCGAGCTGACCGTGCTCGGTCAGTTCGGGTCGACGGTGTGCATCGGTCTGCTGCTCGACACGCTGGTCGTGCGCACGCTGCTGATGCCGTCGATCGCCACGCTGCTGGGCCGATGGTTCTGGTGGCCGCAGGTCGTCCATCCCCGCGGAGAGAATGCACGCCCCAAGGCAGCGCCGAGCGCGGTGCCGGCGGCGTCAAGCTAA
- a CDS encoding MMPL family transporter: protein MLNAIARLALAAPRRVLAVAVLVMAAIAIFGIPVIGSLSAGGMRDPNAESSRAAALLAQKFGQGDMDMIITVTADDGAQGPRATAVATELVGRLKDSANAGQVSSAWTVPPSAASSYISKDGKTGLIIAGISGGEVRAQKNAKQLSDLLVHDRDGVRLRAGGEATVFWQINAQTEQDLVLVESLAMPLSFLVLAWVFGGVVAAALPVTVGAFAVLGTMASLRAIALFTNVSIFALNLAITMGMALAIDYTLLIITRFRDELAEGQTRDAALVRTMVTTGRTVLFSAVTVALSMVTMVLFPQYFLKSFAYAGVAVVAFAASAAIVVTPATIVLLGDRLDSLNFRRLLRKIHGRPVNPQGPQRLPVQRWFWYRWTKAVMRHAIPIVVGVTAVLLALGIPFLGVHWGFSDERVLPSSASARAVGEQLRADFPGNGVPDITVVLPDARGVTSTDLDGYAAALSRVPDVSAVSAPGGTFVHGGLAAPPAGPSGIKDGSAFVTVHSAAPLFSDASAVQLRRLHAVPAPLGSAVQLAGVAQSNRDTVHAITTRLPLVLGIIGGITLLVLFLLTGSAILPVKAVLMNIMSLTCAFGALVWVFQEGHLHALGTAVTGTLEVDIPVLLFCIAFGISMDYEVFLISRIREYWLASDRGSAANDESVALGVAHTGRVITAAALIMAISFAALIGAQVSFMRMFGLGLTLAVLIDATLVRMLLVPAFMHILGRLNWWAPRSLTRVHGRFGLRETARETV from the coding sequence TTGCTGAATGCAATCGCGCGACTCGCCCTTGCTGCTCCCCGGCGCGTCCTTGCGGTCGCCGTGCTGGTGATGGCCGCCATCGCGATCTTCGGCATCCCGGTGATCGGCTCGCTGTCGGCAGGCGGGATGCGCGATCCCAACGCCGAATCGTCGCGGGCCGCAGCCCTGCTCGCGCAAAAGTTCGGGCAGGGCGACATGGACATGATCATCACGGTCACCGCCGACGACGGGGCACAAGGCCCGCGGGCCACGGCGGTGGCCACCGAGCTGGTCGGGCGGCTGAAGGATTCGGCGAATGCCGGGCAGGTCTCGTCGGCCTGGACCGTTCCGCCGTCGGCCGCGTCGTCCTACATCAGCAAGGACGGCAAGACCGGACTGATCATCGCCGGCATCTCGGGTGGCGAAGTACGCGCACAGAAGAACGCCAAGCAGCTGTCGGATCTGCTGGTGCACGACCGCGACGGGGTCAGGCTGCGCGCGGGCGGGGAAGCCACCGTCTTCTGGCAGATCAACGCGCAAACCGAACAGGACTTGGTGCTCGTCGAATCACTGGCGATGCCCCTGAGTTTCTTGGTGCTGGCGTGGGTGTTCGGTGGCGTGGTGGCGGCGGCGTTGCCGGTGACCGTCGGCGCCTTCGCCGTCCTGGGCACCATGGCGTCGCTGCGCGCCATAGCGTTGTTCACAAACGTCTCGATCTTCGCGCTGAACTTGGCCATCACCATGGGCATGGCGTTGGCCATCGACTACACGCTGCTGATCATCACCCGCTTCCGTGATGAGCTGGCGGAAGGCCAAACCCGCGACGCGGCGCTGGTCCGCACGATGGTGACCACGGGCCGCACGGTCTTGTTCTCGGCGGTCACCGTCGCGCTCTCAATGGTCACCATGGTGCTCTTTCCGCAGTACTTCCTCAAATCGTTCGCCTACGCCGGGGTGGCGGTGGTCGCTTTCGCGGCCTCCGCGGCGATCGTCGTCACCCCCGCAACGATCGTGCTGCTGGGCGATCGACTCGATTCCCTCAATTTCCGCCGACTGCTGCGCAAAATCCATGGCCGCCCCGTGAATCCTCAAGGGCCCCAACGGCTGCCGGTGCAGCGCTGGTTTTGGTATCGCTGGACCAAAGCCGTCATGCGTCACGCGATCCCGATCGTCGTGGGCGTCACCGCAGTTCTGCTCGCGCTGGGCATCCCGTTTCTCGGGGTGCATTGGGGCTTTTCCGACGAGCGCGTGCTGCCGTCGTCGGCCTCGGCGCGCGCGGTCGGTGAGCAGTTGCGGGCCGACTTCCCCGGCAATGGCGTGCCCGACATCACCGTGGTCCTGCCGGACGCCCGGGGGGTGACTTCGACGGATCTGGATGGTTACGCCGCCGCGCTGTCCAGGGTGCCGGACGTCTCGGCGGTCTCCGCGCCCGGCGGCACCTTCGTCCACGGCGGGCTCGCGGCGCCGCCGGCGGGACCGAGCGGCATCAAGGACGGCAGCGCGTTCGTGACCGTGCACAGCGCCGCGCCGTTATTCTCCGATGCCTCAGCGGTTCAGCTGCGGCGGCTGCACGCGGTACCCGCCCCGCTGGGCAGCGCGGTGCAGTTGGCCGGTGTAGCCCAAAGCAACCGCGACACCGTGCATGCGATCACCACGCGCCTGCCGCTGGTGCTGGGGATCATCGGGGGGATCACCCTGCTGGTGCTGTTCCTGTTAACCGGCAGCGCGATCCTGCCGGTCAAGGCGGTGCTGATGAACATCATGTCGCTGACTTGCGCGTTTGGCGCGCTGGTGTGGGTGTTTCAGGAAGGCCACCTGCATGCGCTGGGGACCGCGGTCACCGGCACGCTGGAAGTCGACATCCCGGTGTTGTTGTTCTGCATCGCTTTTGGCATCTCGATGGACTACGAGGTCTTCCTCATTTCCCGCATTCGGGAGTACTGGCTGGCCTCCGATCGGGGCTCGGCCGCGAACGACGAAAGCGTGGCGCTGGGTGTGGCCCACACCGGGCGGGTCATCACCGCGGCGGCGCTGATCATGGCGATCTCGTTCGCGGCGTTGATAGGCGCCCAGGTGTCGTTCATGCGGATGTTCGGGCTGGGACTGACGTTGGCGGTGCTCATCGACGCCACGCTGGTGCGGATGCTGCTGGTGCCGGCTTTCATGCACATACTCGGTCGACTCAACTGGTGGGCGCCCCGGTCGCTGACGCGCGTGCACGGCCGGTTCGGGCTACGCGAAACCGCCCGCGAAACCGTATGA
- a CDS encoding DegV family protein: protein MTVMVVTDAAACLPADLVEKWGICVVPLHILLDGVDLRDGVDEIPDDLYQRHATTAAATPAELADAYQQALRDSAGDGVVAVHISSALSGTFGAAERTAADLDPAIRVVDSKSAAMGTGFVALAAARAAADGAELDAVADAARSAVGRSHAFIVVHRLDNLRRSGRIGGPQAWLGTALALKPLLRIDDGKLVLAQRVRTVSNATAAMIDRVCEVVGDGSAALSVHHVANPDGASEVAATLAQRLPGCEPAIVTSLGPVLGLHVGAGAVAVCVGLPT, encoded by the coding sequence GTGACCGTCATGGTGGTGACCGACGCGGCGGCGTGCCTGCCCGCCGATCTGGTCGAAAAGTGGGGGATCTGCGTCGTTCCGCTGCACATCTTGCTCGACGGGGTCGACCTGCGCGACGGCGTGGACGAAATCCCCGACGATCTGTACCAGCGCCACGCCACGACCGCGGCGGCCACCCCGGCCGAACTGGCCGACGCCTACCAGCAGGCGCTTCGCGACAGCGCTGGCGACGGCGTGGTGGCCGTGCACATTTCGTCGGCATTGTCGGGAACCTTTGGCGCCGCCGAACGGACCGCGGCCGACCTCGACCCCGCGATCCGGGTGGTCGACTCCAAATCCGCCGCGATGGGCACCGGATTCGTCGCACTGGCCGCCGCGCGCGCCGCGGCCGACGGTGCCGAGCTGGACGCGGTTGCCGACGCCGCGCGTTCGGCGGTGGGCCGCAGCCACGCGTTCATCGTGGTGCACCGGCTGGACAACCTGCGCCGCAGCGGCCGCATCGGCGGGCCGCAGGCCTGGCTGGGCACCGCGCTCGCGCTCAAGCCGCTCCTGCGCATCGACGACGGCAAACTTGTTCTGGCCCAACGGGTTCGCACCGTCAGCAACGCGACGGCGGCCATGATCGACCGGGTGTGCGAGGTGGTCGGCGACGGTTCGGCGGCGCTGTCAGTACACCACGTCGCCAATCCCGACGGTGCGAGCGAGGTGGCCGCCACGCTGGCGCAGCGGCTGCCGGGTTGCGAGCCGGCGATCGTCACCTCGTTGGGTCCGGTGCTCGGCCTGCATGTCGGTGCTGGAGCCGTTGCGGTGTGCGTGGGCCTGCCAACGTGA
- the octT gene encoding diglucosylglycerate octanoyltransferase: protein MSYSSAEARPTLLVFADSLSYYGPSGGLPADDPRIWPNIVATQLGWDLELIGRIGWTCRDIWWAATQDPRAWAALPRAGAVIFATCGMDSLPSVLPTALRELIRYVRPPWLRRWARDGYGWLQPRLSPIARPALPPHLTAEYLEQTRAAIDFNRPGIPIVASIPSVHVAPTYGRAHRGRPGTVAAITEWAQRHDIPVVDLKAAVGDEVMSGRGNPDGIHWNFEAHRAVAELMLKALAEAFGKSPAPNEPHP from the coding sequence ATGTCTTATAGCTCCGCCGAGGCACGGCCGACGCTGCTGGTCTTCGCCGACTCGTTGTCCTACTACGGGCCGAGCGGGGGCCTGCCCGCCGACGATCCGCGGATCTGGCCCAATATCGTTGCCACGCAACTGGGTTGGGATCTCGAGCTGATCGGGCGCATCGGCTGGACCTGCCGCGACATCTGGTGGGCGGCCACCCAGGACCCCCGGGCCTGGGCGGCGCTGCCCAGGGCGGGCGCGGTGATCTTCGCGACCTGCGGGATGGACTCGCTGCCGTCGGTGTTGCCGACCGCGTTGCGGGAGCTGATCCGCTACGTTCGGCCGCCGTGGCTGCGGCGCTGGGCACGCGACGGCTACGGGTGGCTGCAGCCCCGGTTGTCGCCGATCGCGCGGCCCGCGCTACCGCCGCACCTCACCGCGGAGTACCTCGAACAGACCCGCGCGGCAATCGATTTCAACCGTCCGGGCATACCGATCGTGGCGTCGATTCCGTCGGTGCACGTCGCACCGACATACGGTCGCGCCCACCGAGGCCGCCCCGGCACGGTGGCCGCAATCACGGAATGGGCTCAGCGCCATGACATTCCGGTGGTAGACCTCAAGGCGGCCGTCGGCGACGAGGTGATGAGCGGACGCGGTAATCCCGACGGGATTCATTGGAATTTCGAGGCGCACCGGGCGGTCGCCGAGCTGATGCTCAAGGCGCTGGCCGAGGCTTTCGGAAAATCTCCCGCACCGAACGAGCCGCACCCGTGA
- the gpgP gene encoding glucosyl-3-phosphoglycerate phosphatase, producing MRIRRLVMLRHGQTDFNAGSRMQGQLDSALTELGRAQAVAAAEVLGKLPPLLIVSSDLHRAYDTAITLGERTGLSVRVDPRLRETCLGDWQGLTHTEVDQQAPGARLAWRDDARWAPHGGESRVDVAARSVPVVAELVSGAPEWGDPDGPDRPVVLVAHGGLIAALSAALLKLPVDNWPILGGMGNASWVQLSGHAGSSDADFDSIRWRLDVWNASAQVANDVL from the coding sequence ATGAGGATCCGTCGTCTGGTGATGCTGCGGCATGGCCAAACCGACTTCAACGCGGGCAGCCGGATGCAGGGACAGCTGGACTCCGCGCTGACCGAACTGGGTCGCGCGCAGGCGGTCGCCGCCGCCGAAGTGCTGGGCAAGCTGCCGCCGTTGCTGATCGTTTCCTCGGATCTGCATCGCGCCTACGACACGGCGATCACGCTGGGGGAGCGGACCGGGCTGTCGGTCCGGGTCGACCCGCGGCTGCGTGAGACGTGCCTGGGCGATTGGCAGGGGTTGACCCACACGGAGGTCGATCAGCAGGCCCCGGGCGCCCGGCTGGCGTGGCGCGACGACGCCAGGTGGGCGCCGCACGGCGGGGAAAGCCGCGTCGATGTCGCCGCCCGCAGCGTCCCGGTCGTCGCCGAGCTGGTTTCCGGCGCGCCGGAATGGGGTGATCCCGACGGGCCCGATCGACCGGTCGTGCTGGTGGCCCACGGCGGATTGATCGCCGCCCTGTCCGCCGCGTTGCTCAAGCTGCCGGTCGACAACTGGCCGATTCTCGGCGGCATGGGCAACGCCAGTTGGGTGCAGCTGAGCGGGCATGCCGGTAGCTCGGACGCCGATTTCGACAGCATTCGCTGGCGGTTGGACGTGTGGAACGCCTCTGCGCAGGTCGCCAACGATGTCTTATAG